GCGAAGCTGCTGACGAGCGCCTTCGTGTTCGACCACGGACTCCACGCCCGTTACGACATCGCCGCCGCCCTCGGCCGCACAATGACCGCGCCCGACGAGAACACCCTCGCCACCTCGATCGAGTGGATGATCGCCGGCCTCTCCCCCATGAGTGGCGACCGCCTGTCCTGGCTCTCCGCGCCGATCGAGTTCCGCCTCGTCGGCCCCGGCGGTGGGACGTGGACCATCGCCCCCGGCACGAAGCGCGCGAAGGTGACGGAGGGCCCGTCCTCCGGCGCCGCCGTCACGATCGAGGGCCCCGCCGCGACCTTCCCGATCTGGGGCACCGACCGCGAGCCCTGGCGCGAGGCCGGCGTCGCGATCAAGGGCGACGAGGAGATCGGCACCAAGTTCCTCGACACCAAGCGAATCATCTGACGCCGCGAACGACACCCTCCTCGAACCCACGAGGTCGGGCCAGAACTGTTCTGGCCCGACCTCTT
Above is a window of Sporichthya brevicatena DNA encoding:
- a CDS encoding maleylpyruvate isomerase family mycothiol-dependent enzyme, with the translated sequence MALDRAAAFKNDRVHILNLLRDLREDEWAAPSKCAGWAVRDVVSHMGAACHGTFTPWVLKLLAGKDIEAANNRDAEKRRSWEPAKLLREYEVWGNRCVPVMKVVQAPGARSLPVRVAEVGAYPAKLLTSAFVFDHGLHARYDIAAALGRTMTAPDENTLATSIEWMIAGLSPMSGDRLSWLSAPIEFRLVGPGGGTWTIAPGTKRAKVTEGPSSGAAVTIEGPAATFPIWGTDREPWREAGVAIKGDEEIGTKFLDTKRII